From Micromonospora echinospora, one genomic window encodes:
- a CDS encoding DUF2795 domain-containing protein, with product MERGSSKHGPRLDEQMSQEVSGLVQGPGAAGSRVDEFREPEPAGEDQPGATTAPAGELRTGAPQGMSSTDVEQRSRLGRFIGLSALPGDRETLLGSARENEAPDDVIAALERLPAGTRYRTVSEVWAALGHKNETQRW from the coding sequence ATGGAACGAGGCAGCAGCAAGCACGGACCCCGGCTCGACGAGCAGATGAGCCAGGAGGTCAGTGGCCTGGTGCAGGGACCGGGGGCCGCCGGCTCCCGGGTCGACGAGTTCCGCGAGCCGGAGCCGGCCGGCGAGGACCAGCCGGGCGCGACCACGGCACCCGCGGGCGAGTTGCGCACCGGCGCCCCGCAGGGGATGAGTTCCACGGACGTGGAGCAGCGCAGCCGGCTCGGCCGGTTCATCGGCCTGTCGGCGCTGCCCGGCGACCGCGAGACGCTGCTGGGCAGCGCCCGGGAGAACGAGGCGCCCGACGACGTGATCGCGGCCCTGGAACGGCTTCCGGCCGGAACCCGGTACCGGACGGTCTCCGAGGTGTGGGCGGCACTGGGCCACAAGAACGAGACACAGCGTTGGTGA
- a CDS encoding SRPBCC family protein, with protein sequence MSGVMEHVDVDVPIRTAYDQWTQFEEFPQFMEGVQEVRQLSDTMTHWTVEIAGVKREFDAQITEQLPDERVAWNSTGGTDHAGVVTFHRLDEAHTRVTLQLEFEPHGLVEKAGDKLGIVDRRAKGDLERFKSFIERRGQETGAWRGKVDRPQP encoded by the coding sequence ATGAGTGGCGTTATGGAGCACGTGGACGTGGACGTCCCGATCCGGACCGCGTACGACCAGTGGACCCAGTTCGAGGAGTTCCCCCAGTTCATGGAGGGCGTGCAGGAGGTCCGGCAGCTCTCCGACACGATGACCCACTGGACCGTCGAGATCGCCGGGGTGAAGCGGGAGTTCGACGCCCAGATCACCGAGCAGCTCCCGGACGAGCGGGTCGCCTGGAACTCCACCGGCGGGACGGACCACGCCGGGGTGGTGACCTTCCACCGTCTCGACGAGGCACACACCCGGGTCACCCTCCAGTTGGAGTTCGAGCCGCACGGTCTGGTCGAGAAGGCCGGCGACAAGCTCGGCATCGTCGACCGCCGCGCCAAGGGCGACCTGGAGCGGTTCAAGTCGTTCATCGAACGACGCGGTCAGGAGACCGGTGCCTGGCGGGGCAAGGTCGACCGTCCCCAGCCCTGA
- a CDS encoding MFS transporter, with product MPTSPRASLLLLAYLAFVSLGLPDGLLGVGWPAMRSEFGVPTEAVGVALTAGTAGYLTSSLLAGFGIARLGVGRLLAGSTLLASLALTGYALAPGLAVVVCCALVLGLGSGAVDSGLNAYAAGAFGPRHMNWLHAFFGLGVALGPLIMTGAIGAGLSWRWGYGLVAAGQLALAVAFALTVRAWRDRGPVAGRPTPPASVPVRQTLRLPAVWLGALGFGVYAAIEIGAGLWAFLLLTEGRGLGAAAAGICVSGYWVSLFVGRVVQGVIAERFGSGRVLWGSLFGLAGGAVLVALPGPAWLAVAGLAVIGFAAAPVFPLLTLTTADRVGGAHADRAIGVQIAVAGLCGALGPTAIGVLLGRTSVEALGPALVVLAVALIALQLAAIRRRPV from the coding sequence GTGCCGACCTCCCCCCGGGCCTCGCTGCTCCTGCTCGCCTACCTCGCCTTCGTCAGCCTCGGCCTGCCGGACGGACTGCTCGGGGTCGGCTGGCCCGCGATGCGGTCGGAGTTCGGGGTGCCGACCGAGGCGGTCGGCGTGGCGCTCACCGCCGGCACCGCCGGTTACCTGACCTCCAGCCTCCTGGCCGGGTTCGGCATCGCCCGGCTCGGGGTCGGGCGGCTGCTGGCCGGGAGCACCCTGCTGGCCAGCCTGGCGCTCACCGGCTACGCCCTCGCGCCCGGCCTGGCCGTGGTGGTGTGCTGCGCACTGGTGCTCGGCCTCGGCTCCGGGGCGGTCGACTCCGGGCTCAACGCGTACGCCGCCGGGGCGTTCGGCCCCCGGCACATGAACTGGCTGCACGCCTTCTTCGGCCTCGGGGTGGCCCTCGGTCCGCTGATCATGACCGGGGCGATCGGCGCCGGTCTCTCCTGGCGCTGGGGGTACGGCCTCGTCGCCGCCGGCCAGCTCGCCCTGGCCGTGGCGTTCGCGCTGACCGTCCGGGCCTGGCGGGACCGGGGCCCGGTGGCCGGACGGCCCACCCCACCGGCCAGCGTGCCGGTCCGGCAGACCCTGCGGCTGCCGGCGGTCTGGCTGGGCGCGCTCGGCTTCGGCGTCTACGCGGCCATCGAGATCGGTGCCGGGCTCTGGGCCTTCCTGCTGCTGACCGAGGGGCGGGGGCTCGGCGCGGCGGCGGCCGGGATCTGCGTCTCGGGGTACTGGGTCAGCCTCTTCGTGGGCCGGGTCGTCCAGGGCGTGATCGCCGAACGGTTCGGCAGCGGCCGGGTGCTGTGGGGAAGCCTGTTCGGCCTCGCCGGTGGCGCCGTCCTGGTGGCGCTTCCCGGCCCGGCCTGGCTGGCGGTGGCCGGTCTCGCGGTGATCGGCTTCGCCGCCGCCCCGGTCTTCCCGCTGCTCACCCTGACCACCGCCGACCGGGTCGGCGGGGCACACGCCGACCGGGCGATCGGGGTGCAGATCGCCGTCGCGGGGCTCTGCGGCGCCCTCGGCCCCACCGCGATCGGGGTGCTGCTCGGCCGGACCTCGGTGGAGGCGCTCGGACCGGCGCTCGTCGTGCTCGCCGTCGCGCTGATCGCCCTGCAACTCGCCGCCATCCGCCGCCGGCCCGTCTGA
- a CDS encoding DUF6401 family natural product biosynthesis protein: MYAQFSGGLTAGTAVGVARASIAALTVSIGTEGLAAAVRRPDLLAQVDQHAAAVRDSLDGDRRPLTLAALAGYAEGVRAAATEHGWTPPDGPADWTAPDWVLTRLLAVCALARPISTPA; the protein is encoded by the coding sequence ATGTATGCGCAGTTCAGCGGGGGTCTGACCGCCGGCACGGCGGTGGGCGTGGCGCGGGCCTCCATCGCCGCCCTGACCGTGTCGATCGGCACGGAGGGGCTGGCCGCCGCCGTCCGCCGCCCGGACCTCCTCGCCCAGGTCGACCAGCACGCCGCCGCCGTCCGGGACAGCCTGGACGGGGACCGCCGGCCGCTCACCCTGGCCGCCCTGGCCGGATACGCCGAAGGCGTCCGCGCGGCGGCCACGGAGCACGGTTGGACCCCACCCGACGGACCGGCCGACTGGACGGCCCCGGACTGGGTGCTGACCCGGCTGCTGGCGGTCTGCGCGCTGGCCCGGCCGATCTCCACCCCCGCCTGA
- a CDS encoding mechanosensitive ion channel family protein → MRKTLAVRQVDIGDALTDMWRSVLLFVPRAIAFIAILVVGWIIARAVLKIVDTVLERVGFDRAVERGGIKRALERTRYDASDILARLAYYAVLLFTLQFAFGVWGPNAISDLISGVVAWLPRAFVAIIIVVVAAAIAKAVKDLVTGALGGLSYGKILADLTAIFILALGVIAALNQVGIATTVTTPVLIAVLATVAGILIIGVGGGLVKPMQARWDRWLDRAAEESRAMQMQRQAQAAGRSDTERQMADRGGAPRMPAGTSGASASATPYGSGAMGEETQQIRRAE, encoded by the coding sequence ATGCGGAAAACCCTCGCGGTCAGGCAGGTCGACATCGGCGACGCCCTGACCGACATGTGGAGGTCGGTGCTGCTCTTCGTACCGAGGGCCATCGCCTTCATCGCGATCCTCGTGGTGGGCTGGATCATCGCCCGCGCGGTGCTCAAGATCGTGGACACGGTGCTCGAACGGGTGGGGTTCGATCGGGCGGTCGAACGGGGCGGGATCAAACGGGCGCTGGAACGCACCCGGTACGACGCCAGTGACATCCTGGCCCGGCTGGCGTACTACGCCGTGCTGCTGTTCACCCTGCAGTTCGCGTTCGGGGTGTGGGGGCCGAACGCGATCAGCGACCTGATCTCGGGTGTGGTGGCGTGGCTGCCCCGGGCCTTCGTCGCGATCATCATCGTGGTGGTGGCCGCGGCGATCGCCAAGGCCGTCAAGGACCTCGTCACCGGGGCGCTCGGCGGGCTCTCGTACGGCAAGATCCTCGCCGACCTGACGGCGATCTTCATCCTCGCGCTCGGTGTCATCGCCGCGCTGAACCAGGTCGGTATCGCCACCACCGTGACGACGCCCGTGTTGATCGCGGTGCTCGCCACCGTGGCCGGCATCCTGATCATCGGTGTCGGTGGTGGTCTGGTGAAGCCGATGCAGGCCCGCTGGGACCGGTGGCTGGACCGGGCCGCGGAGGAGTCGCGGGCGATGCAGATGCAACGGCAGGCGCAGGCGGCCGGACGCAGTGACACCGAGCGGCAGATGGCCGACCGCGGGGGTGCGCCGCGCATGCCGGCGGGGACGAGCGGGGCCAGTGCCTCGGCGACCCCCTACGGTTCCGGGGCGATGGGCGAGGAGACCCAGCAGATCCGCCGCGCCGAGTGA
- a CDS encoding SpoIIE family protein phosphatase: MPGTVGHVPTSPAPIPRAASVGTAALVLGHPWSGTPLGPIEQWDPAVRAVVDLVLASPVPMALTLGTEFRLLYNDGYAELVGAAHPAVGRPAAEVFAGIWSLPGIGDLVERTFHEGTPTLEKESILPIVRHGTGRVEQAVFTRGCSPVRDSDGRVVGVLTVAAETTQVTEQLQSLSELAAALSGTLTLDDVARVALRYALDSFDADWVAFGVDDGGGWRIVRRVRGELLDEADERLPPLWRRYPDDSPLPLVVTARTGVPLFTADGQPLAAAATDRHDQKIRALAALPLRTPVLRGGLSVGYQRAHAWSAAERALLAASAELIAQAGERARRFETQHGTAQLLQRSMLPEHLPDLPRLRIAARYDPGVDGNAAGGDFYDAFVLPDGRLGIVLGDVAGHDVQAAARMGQVRAALRALALTDPRPDAVLAGLDRLVASLGAEAGTHELFVTVVFGVIDAGRGRLTLASAGHPAPLLRRCPTPDAEPTAEYLDVPTGAPLGLGCRPDTTTVRFAPGDTLLLFSDGVVERRRQSLSVGLAGLAEAVAGAASGDPRALCAVATAAVPDATEDDVAVLAVEHALMPSRSASMEVPAEPTAPSRVRHWMTAQLSDWRVPESIIGSAVLCTSELTTNALLHAGTAARVEIDLSPERLLVSVADSGTRGTVTKAQTDTLSSRGRGLGLIEQLSDAWGTDPTVRGSTVWFEILIPPD, translated from the coding sequence ATGCCAGGCACGGTCGGGCACGTCCCCACTTCACCCGCCCCGATCCCACGGGCCGCCAGCGTCGGCACGGCGGCTCTTGTCCTCGGCCATCCGTGGTCCGGCACGCCGCTCGGGCCGATCGAGCAGTGGGATCCGGCGGTCCGGGCCGTCGTCGACCTGGTCCTCGCCTCGCCGGTGCCGATGGCGTTGACCCTCGGCACGGAGTTCCGGCTGCTCTACAACGACGGGTACGCCGAACTGGTCGGTGCCGCCCACCCGGCGGTCGGCCGTCCGGCGGCCGAGGTCTTCGCCGGGATCTGGTCCCTCCCCGGAATCGGCGACCTGGTCGAACGCACCTTCCACGAGGGCACCCCCACCCTGGAGAAGGAGTCGATCCTGCCGATCGTGCGGCACGGCACCGGCCGGGTGGAGCAGGCCGTCTTCACCCGGGGCTGTTCCCCGGTGCGGGACAGCGACGGGCGGGTGGTCGGCGTGCTGACCGTGGCGGCCGAGACCACCCAGGTGACCGAGCAGTTGCAGAGCCTGAGCGAGCTGGCCGCCGCCCTCTCCGGCACGCTCACCCTGGACGACGTGGCCCGGGTCGCGCTGCGGTACGCGCTCGACTCGTTCGACGCCGACTGGGTGGCCTTCGGGGTGGACGACGGCGGCGGCTGGCGCATCGTCCGTCGGGTCCGGGGCGAACTGCTCGACGAGGCCGACGAGCGGCTGCCCCCACTCTGGCGGCGCTACCCGGACGACTCACCCCTGCCACTGGTGGTGACCGCGCGCACCGGGGTGCCGCTGTTCACCGCGGACGGCCAGCCGCTCGCGGCGGCGGCGACCGACCGGCACGACCAGAAGATCCGGGCCCTGGCCGCGCTGCCGCTGCGGACGCCGGTGCTGCGCGGCGGGCTCAGCGTCGGGTACCAACGCGCGCACGCCTGGTCGGCCGCCGAGCGGGCTCTCCTGGCGGCCTCGGCCGAGCTGATCGCGCAGGCCGGCGAGCGGGCCCGCCGCTTCGAGACCCAGCACGGTACCGCCCAGCTGCTGCAACGCAGCATGCTTCCGGAGCACCTGCCGGACCTGCCCCGGCTGCGCATCGCCGCCCGTTACGACCCGGGCGTGGACGGCAACGCGGCCGGAGGGGACTTCTACGACGCCTTCGTCCTGCCCGACGGCAGGCTGGGCATCGTCCTCGGTGACGTCGCCGGTCACGACGTGCAGGCGGCGGCCCGGATGGGGCAGGTACGCGCGGCGCTGCGCGCTCTGGCGCTGACCGATCCCCGCCCGGACGCCGTCCTGGCCGGACTGGACCGTCTGGTGGCCAGCCTGGGCGCCGAAGCCGGCACGCACGAGCTCTTCGTGACCGTCGTCTTCGGGGTGATCGACGCCGGGCGGGGACGGCTCACCCTGGCCAGCGCCGGGCACCCCGCCCCGCTGCTGCGCCGGTGTCCCACCCCCGACGCCGAGCCCACCGCCGAGTACCTGGACGTGCCGACCGGCGCCCCGCTGGGTCTGGGTTGCCGGCCGGACACCACCACGGTCCGGTTCGCCCCCGGCGACACCCTGCTGCTGTTCAGCGACGGCGTGGTCGAGCGACGCCGGCAGAGCCTCTCCGTGGGGCTCGCCGGGCTGGCCGAGGCGGTGGCCGGGGCGGCCAGCGGCGACCCCCGGGCGCTCTGCGCGGTGGCGACCGCGGCGGTGCCCGACGCGACCGAGGACGACGTCGCGGTCCTCGCGGTGGAGCACGCGCTGATGCCGAGCCGGTCGGCGAGCATGGAGGTGCCCGCCGAGCCGACCGCCCCGAGCCGGGTACGGCACTGGATGACCGCGCAGCTCTCCGACTGGCGGGTGCCGGAGTCGATCATCGGGTCCGCCGTCCTGTGCACCAGCGAGCTGACCACCAACGCCCTGCTGCACGCCGGTACCGCCGCCCGGGTCGAGATCGACCTCAGCCCGGAGCGGCTGCTGGTGTCGGTCGCCGACTCCGGGACCCGGGGCACCGTGACGAAGGCGCAGACCGACACGTTGAGCAGCCGGGGCCGTGGGCTGGGGCTCATCGAGCAGCTCAGCGACGCCTGGGGGACGGATCCGACGGTGCGGGGCTCCACGGTCTGGTTCGAGATCCTCATTCCACCGGACTGA
- a CDS encoding HAD family hydrolase — MAARSDGVLFDVDGTLVDTTYLHTVAWWEALRQFDHAVPMALIHRSIGMGSDRLLDHLLGPERDRASDDRLRDAHDSLFLEYADRLTPLPHAADLLRACADRGLRVVLATSAAEHEVRALRAALDADDAVDTVTSSADAQQGKPAPDILVAALEQSGLAAERVVFVGDSVWDVAAAGRLGIPCIGLTCGGTGRAELAGAGAVEVYDDPGALLAHLADSPVLGRRHHDTEADMNVKA; from the coding sequence ATGGCCGCCCGCTCCGACGGTGTCCTGTTCGACGTCGACGGCACTCTGGTCGACACCACGTACCTGCACACGGTGGCCTGGTGGGAGGCGTTGCGCCAGTTCGACCACGCGGTGCCGATGGCGCTGATCCACCGGTCCATCGGCATGGGATCGGACCGCCTTCTCGACCACCTGCTCGGCCCGGAACGCGACCGGGCCTCCGACGACCGGCTCCGCGACGCCCACGACAGCCTCTTCCTCGAGTACGCGGACCGGCTGACGCCGCTGCCCCACGCCGCCGACCTGCTGCGGGCCTGCGCCGACCGGGGGCTGCGGGTGGTGCTCGCGACCTCGGCGGCCGAGCACGAGGTACGCGCGCTGCGTGCCGCGCTCGACGCCGACGACGCCGTCGACACCGTCACTTCGTCGGCCGACGCGCAGCAGGGCAAACCGGCACCGGACATCCTGGTCGCCGCGCTGGAGCAGTCCGGTCTGGCCGCCGAACGGGTGGTCTTCGTCGGTGACTCGGTCTGGGACGTCGCCGCCGCCGGCCGCCTCGGCATCCCCTGCATCGGTCTGACCTGCGGCGGAACCGGGCGCGCCGAGTTGGCCGGGGCCGGGGCGGTCGAGGTCTACGACGACCCCGGTGCGCTCCTGGCCCACCTGGCGGACTCCCCGGTCCTCGGTCGACGGCATCACGACACCGAAGCCGACATGAATGTGAAGGCATAG
- a CDS encoding cation:proton antiporter, whose product MEPVDVAFAVLGVGALLAGILPRMLERRPLSMPIAFLGLGMLIFLLPTGLPVPDPLAHPAVATHLTEVGVIVALMGAGLKIDRPFSWRRWSSTWRLLAIAMPLCIAAVALLGWWWAGLVPATALLLGAALAPTDPVLAADVQVGEPTDVEDSEDEVRFALTSEAGLNDGLAFPFVYAAIAIASTSLAPRDWLTGWLTVDLLWKVTAGVAGGLLVGWLLGKLFFRAPSELRLARHAEGFLALAATFLAYGLVEVIGGYGFLAVFMAARAIRSAERTHEFHAVLHDFAEQVERLLTVLLLLLFGGAVVGGLLAPLTWQAALVGLALVFVVRPLAGWLSLRGAPGRPAEHWVIASFGIRGVGSFYYLAYASTKADFPQADLVWATAGLVVIVSVVVHGVAATPVMQVLDRAGERTPSPVRPEPALP is encoded by the coding sequence GTGGAGCCGGTGGACGTCGCTTTCGCGGTACTCGGGGTCGGCGCGTTGCTGGCCGGGATCTTGCCCCGGATGCTGGAGCGGCGTCCCCTCTCCATGCCGATCGCCTTCCTCGGTCTCGGCATGCTGATCTTCCTGTTGCCCACCGGGCTACCGGTCCCGGACCCGCTGGCCCACCCGGCCGTCGCCACCCACCTCACCGAGGTCGGCGTGATCGTCGCGCTGATGGGCGCCGGTCTCAAGATCGATCGACCGTTCAGTTGGCGACGCTGGTCGTCCACCTGGCGGCTGCTCGCCATCGCGATGCCGCTGTGCATCGCGGCCGTGGCGCTGCTCGGCTGGTGGTGGGCCGGGCTCGTGCCGGCGACCGCGCTGCTGCTCGGGGCGGCGCTCGCGCCGACCGACCCGGTCCTCGCCGCCGACGTGCAGGTGGGCGAGCCGACCGACGTGGAGGACTCCGAGGACGAGGTCCGCTTCGCCCTCACCTCCGAGGCGGGCCTGAACGACGGGCTGGCCTTCCCCTTCGTCTACGCGGCCATCGCCATCGCCTCGACCAGCCTCGCCCCGAGGGACTGGCTGACCGGATGGCTCACCGTCGACCTGCTCTGGAAGGTCACCGCCGGGGTGGCCGGCGGGCTGCTGGTCGGCTGGCTGCTCGGCAAGCTGTTCTTCCGCGCGCCGAGCGAGTTGCGCCTGGCCCGCCACGCCGAGGGCTTCCTCGCGCTGGCCGCGACCTTCCTGGCGTACGGGCTGGTCGAGGTGATCGGCGGGTACGGCTTCCTCGCCGTCTTCATGGCCGCGCGGGCGATCCGCTCGGCGGAACGGACCCACGAGTTCCACGCCGTCCTGCACGACTTCGCCGAACAGGTCGAACGGCTGCTCACCGTCCTGCTGCTCCTGCTCTTCGGTGGCGCCGTGGTGGGCGGCCTGCTGGCCCCGCTGACCTGGCAGGCGGCGCTGGTCGGCCTCGCGTTGGTCTTCGTGGTCCGGCCGCTCGCCGGTTGGCTGTCGCTGCGCGGCGCGCCCGGCCGCCCGGCCGAGCACTGGGTGATCGCCTCCTTCGGCATCCGGGGCGTGGGCTCGTTCTACTACCTCGCGTACGCCAGCACGAAGGCGGACTTCCCGCAGGCCGACCTGGTCTGGGCCACCGCCGGCCTGGTGGTGATCGTTTCGGTGGTGGTGCACGGAGTGGCGGCCACCCCGGTCATGCAGGTGCTCGACCGGGCCGGCGAACGCACCCCTTCCCCGGTGCGCCCCGAGCCGGCCCTCCCCTGA
- a CDS encoding NAD(P)/FAD-dependent oxidoreductase, with product MIVVGAGIAGVACARELAAAGVPVQIRERARVVGGRMASKRFDGRPADIGAAYFTVSDPDFARVVEGWRAAGLAREWTDTFVAYGADGRRAAPGPMRWAAPGGLRSLVTELATGLPVTVDRLVLGVEPGPSVDGTPCEAVVLAMPGPQAALLLDPALADATRAVQAQQWTSTLSAVLRFPRRRWPDFAGAFVNDHPVLTVLCDDGDRRGDGEPVLVAHTTAEFAGRHLLQPTAAAAGVEEAVRDLLALPEPADHVHVHRWTYAKPAAGLPGAYHLDDDGVGLAGDAFGKPRVQSAWLSGRNLGRALARRLTP from the coding sequence GTGATCGTGGTCGGGGCGGGCATCGCCGGTGTGGCGTGCGCCCGGGAGCTGGCGGCTGCGGGCGTCCCGGTGCAGATCCGGGAACGGGCCCGGGTGGTCGGCGGCCGAATGGCCAGCAAGCGCTTCGACGGCCGCCCCGCCGACATCGGCGCCGCCTACTTCACCGTCAGCGACCCGGACTTCGCCCGCGTCGTCGAGGGCTGGCGCGCCGCCGGACTGGCCCGGGAATGGACCGACACCTTCGTCGCGTACGGGGCGGACGGCCGGCGCGCGGCCCCCGGACCGATGCGCTGGGCCGCCCCGGGCGGCCTGCGTTCCCTGGTGACCGAGCTGGCCACCGGACTGCCGGTGACGGTGGACCGGCTGGTGCTCGGCGTCGAGCCGGGACCGAGCGTCGACGGCACCCCGTGCGAGGCGGTGGTGCTCGCCATGCCGGGTCCGCAGGCGGCGCTCCTGCTCGACCCGGCGTTGGCCGACGCCACCCGCGCGGTGCAGGCGCAACAGTGGACCTCCACGCTCTCCGCGGTGCTGCGGTTCCCGCGCCGTCGGTGGCCCGACTTCGCCGGGGCGTTCGTCAACGACCACCCCGTGCTGACCGTGCTCTGCGACGACGGCGACCGGCGCGGGGACGGCGAACCCGTGCTGGTCGCCCACACCACCGCCGAGTTCGCCGGGCGACACCTGCTCCAGCCGACCGCCGCCGCCGCGGGCGTCGAGGAGGCCGTGCGGGACCTGCTCGCCCTTCCCGAACCGGCCGACCACGTGCACGTGCACCGCTGGACGTACGCGAAGCCGGCCGCCGGACTGCCCGGGGCGTACCACCTGGACGACGACGGCGTGGGGCTGGCCGGGGACGCCTTCGGCAAGCCCCGGGTGCAGAGCGCCTGGCTCTCCGGGCGCAACCTGGGCCGCGCGCTGGCCCGCAGGCTGACCCCCTGA
- a CDS encoding DUF3072 domain-containing protein yields the protein MTDRDSTHANPRGAIKDPDEWVTGDEPPTAAQESYLATLSREAGAEVPDGLTKAEAARRIDELQEETGRGQ from the coding sequence ATGACGGACCGCGACAGCACCCACGCCAACCCCCGTGGGGCGATCAAGGATCCGGACGAGTGGGTCACCGGCGACGAGCCACCGACGGCAGCCCAGGAGTCGTACCTGGCCACGCTCTCCCGGGAGGCCGGCGCGGAGGTCCCGGACGGGCTGACCAAGGCGGAGGCGGCCCGCCGGATCGACGAGTTGCAGGAGGAGACCGGTCGGGGTCAGTGA
- a CDS encoding metallophosphoesterase family protein has product MRLVITADTHVPKRARDLPEPLWAAIDAADVVLHAGDWVDVALLDAVESRSRRLVAVYGNNDGPSLRARLPEVARVDLAGLRVAVVHETGPRAGREARCAARFPDCDLLVFGHSHIPWDTVAPTGLRLLNPGSPTDRRSQPYATYLTARVAAGRLDRVELHRLPRRSDH; this is encoded by the coding sequence GTGCGACTGGTGATCACGGCGGACACGCACGTGCCGAAGCGGGCCCGGGACCTGCCCGAACCGCTCTGGGCGGCCATCGACGCCGCGGACGTGGTGCTGCACGCCGGCGACTGGGTGGACGTGGCGCTGCTCGACGCCGTCGAGTCCCGGTCCCGCCGGCTGGTCGCCGTGTACGGCAACAACGACGGGCCGTCGCTGCGGGCGCGGCTGCCCGAGGTGGCCCGGGTCGACCTGGCCGGGCTCCGGGTGGCCGTCGTGCACGAGACCGGCCCGCGTGCCGGCCGGGAGGCCCGGTGCGCCGCCCGGTTCCCCGACTGCGACCTCCTCGTCTTCGGGCACTCGCACATCCCGTGGGACACCGTCGCGCCGACCGGGCTGCGGTTGCTCAACCCGGGGTCGCCGACCGACCGGCGGTCCCAGCCGTACGCCACGTACCTGACCGCCCGGGTGGCGGCGGGGCGGCTCGACCGGGTCGAACTGCACCGCCTGCCCCGGCGGTCGGACCACTGA
- a CDS encoding glycoside hydrolase family 6 protein produces MRTTPRLVAATAATAAFAAAGTIAVGALRPPAATAAESAFYVDPHTSAAAWVAANPGDSRAPVIRDRIAAVPQARWFTTTNTATVRAEVDALVGAAAAAGKIPILVVYNIPNRDCSGASGGGAPNHTAYRQWVDQVAAGLAGRPATIVLEPDVLPLMTSCQNAGQQAETKASMAYAGKRLKAASAQARVYFDAGHSAWLAPAEIAARLVGAEIATSADGISVNVSNYRTTAEAVPYAKQVIAATGVTGLRAVVDTSRNGNGPAGSEWCDPPGRAIGTPSTTDTGDPAIAAFLWVKLPGEADGCIAGAGQFVPQRAYELAMAAGPTTPPATTAPPTTPPATTPPPTTPPATTPPPTTPPGGGGCAATVVPNSWTGGFTAEIRVTNGGAAVNGWTLSFTVADGVRLSNGWNGEWSQSGNRLTARNVSWNGSVPAGGTLSAGFQGTFTGTTLPAFGAVTLNGVVCTT; encoded by the coding sequence TTGAGGACGACACCCCGGCTCGTCGCGGCGACCGCCGCGACGGCCGCCTTCGCCGCCGCAGGAACCATCGCGGTGGGCGCGCTCCGCCCACCGGCCGCCACGGCGGCCGAATCCGCCTTCTACGTCGACCCGCACACGTCGGCGGCCGCCTGGGTCGCCGCCAACCCGGGCGACTCGCGCGCGCCGGTGATCCGCGACCGGATCGCCGCCGTCCCGCAGGCCCGCTGGTTCACCACCACCAACACCGCCACGGTACGCGCCGAGGTGGACGCCCTGGTCGGAGCCGCCGCCGCGGCCGGCAAGATCCCGATCCTGGTGGTCTACAACATCCCCAACCGCGACTGCAGCGGCGCCAGCGGCGGCGGAGCGCCCAACCACACCGCCTACCGGCAGTGGGTCGACCAGGTCGCCGCCGGGCTGGCCGGCCGACCGGCCACCATCGTCCTGGAGCCGGACGTCCTGCCGCTGATGACGAGCTGCCAGAACGCCGGCCAGCAGGCCGAGACGAAGGCGTCGATGGCGTACGCCGGCAAGCGGCTCAAGGCGGCCTCGGCGCAGGCCCGGGTCTACTTCGACGCCGGACACTCGGCCTGGCTGGCGCCCGCCGAGATCGCAGCCCGACTGGTCGGCGCGGAGATCGCGACCAGCGCGGACGGCATCTCGGTCAACGTGTCGAACTACCGCACCACGGCCGAGGCCGTCCCGTACGCCAAGCAGGTGATCGCCGCCACCGGGGTCACCGGCCTGCGGGCCGTCGTCGACACCAGCCGCAACGGCAACGGGCCGGCCGGTTCGGAGTGGTGCGACCCGCCGGGCCGGGCGATCGGGACGCCGAGCACCACCGACACCGGCGACCCGGCGATCGCCGCGTTCCTCTGGGTGAAGCTGCCCGGGGAGGCGGACGGCTGCATCGCCGGGGCCGGTCAGTTCGTCCCCCAGCGGGCGTACGAGCTGGCCATGGCGGCCGGCCCGACCACGCCCCCGGCGACCACCGCGCCGCCGACCACGCCCCCGGCCACCACGCCGCCGCCCACCACTCCCCCGGCCACCACGCCGCCGCCGACCACGCCCCCGGGCGGGGGCGGCTGCGCCGCCACGGTCGTCCCGAACAGTTGGACGGGCGGCTTCACCGCCGAGATCCGGGTGACCAACGGCGGTGCCGCGGTGAACGGATGGACGCTCTCGTTCACCGTCGCCGACGGCGTCCGGCTGAGCAACGGCTGGAACGGCGAGTGGAGCCAGTCCGGCAACCGGCTCACCGCCCGTAACGTCTCCTGGAACGGCAGCGTGCCCGCCGGCGGGACGCTCAGCGCCGGTTTCCAGGGCACCTTCACCGGCACCACCCTCCCCGCCTTCGGGGCCGTCACGCTCAACGGCGTGGTCTGCACCACCTGA